From Pseudovibrio sp. Tun.PSC04-5.I4, a single genomic window includes:
- the ileS gene encoding isoleucine--tRNA ligase, giving the protein MTDTTSRDYSDTLNLPKTDFPMRAGLPKNEPKILEKWKDKDLYTAMRQQAAGKPKFILHDGPPYANGNIHIGHALNKTLKDIINRSMQMQGFDANYVPGWDCHGLPIEWKIEEQYRKKGKNKDAVPVNEFRKECREFAEKWIDVQREEFKRLGIEADWDNPYLTMRYDSEAVIAKELMKFATSGQLYRGSKPVMWSIVEKTALAEAEVEYEDHTSHTIWVSFNVVSGDDALIGKKVVIWTTTPWTIPANRAISFSHDISYGLYNVTEAAEDNWAKVGEEFILADNLASGVFEASRVVAYERVGDVDPAKIEYCEHPLAHADGAGTYFSDFKVPMLAGDHVTDDAGTGFVHTAPGHGQEDFQMFLDNRDAFAKAGTEQVPMTVQPDGAYYPHVPLFEGCYILDRKGKEGSTNKAVIEKLTEVGRLIARGRVKHSYPHSWRSKAPLIFRNTPQWFVYMDKELTEEAKGDTLRARALKAISETRFVPATGQNRLNAMIAARPDWVLSRQRAWGVPITVLVNKETGDVLKDDAVNARIFEAFQNEGADAWFDEGATQRFLGEAYDAENFEKVTDILDVWFDSGSTHAFCMERREDLNPNRKGVGGDDYVLYLEGTDQHRGWFHSSLLESCGTRGRAPYDAVLTHGFTMDEHGRKMSKSLGNTVAPQDIIKQYGADILRLWVGSVDSAEDQRIGPEIIKTNVDAYRKMRNTLRFMLGSLSHYQGEEVTLADMNELEQLMLHRLADLDLQVRDAYNAFDSKRVCSTLFNFMSVELSAFYFDVRKDTLYCDAPSSAKRKSSLYVIEQLFRHLTLWLAPILPFTMEESWNYRYGDAATSVHLQQFPEVSSAWRNDDLSAKWEKIRTVRRVITGALEIERREKRIGSSLENHPTVYVADAELMSALSGLDMAEIAITSQLSLSSEAAPEGAFALDDIAGVGVVPGLAEGNKCARSWKILPEVGTDADYPDLTLRDAAAIREIDGAAA; this is encoded by the coding sequence AAGAACGAACCTAAGATCTTAGAAAAGTGGAAAGACAAGGATCTTTACACAGCTATGCGCCAGCAGGCCGCAGGCAAGCCTAAGTTCATTCTTCATGATGGCCCTCCTTATGCGAACGGCAACATCCACATTGGCCATGCGCTCAACAAGACCTTGAAGGACATCATCAACCGCTCCATGCAGATGCAGGGCTTTGATGCGAACTATGTTCCGGGCTGGGATTGTCATGGTTTGCCAATCGAGTGGAAGATCGAAGAGCAGTACCGCAAAAAAGGCAAGAACAAAGACGCTGTACCGGTCAACGAGTTCCGCAAGGAATGCCGTGAGTTCGCAGAAAAGTGGATTGATGTTCAGCGTGAAGAATTCAAACGCCTTGGCATTGAAGCAGACTGGGACAACCCATACCTGACCATGCGCTACGACAGTGAAGCTGTGATCGCTAAAGAACTGATGAAGTTCGCGACATCCGGCCAGCTGTATCGTGGTTCCAAACCAGTTATGTGGTCCATCGTTGAAAAAACTGCCCTTGCTGAAGCTGAGGTCGAGTACGAAGATCATACGTCACACACAATCTGGGTATCGTTTAATGTGGTTTCCGGCGATGACGCGCTGATCGGCAAGAAAGTGGTTATCTGGACAACCACGCCTTGGACCATCCCTGCGAACCGTGCGATCTCATTTTCTCACGACATCAGCTACGGCCTATACAATGTTACTGAAGCTGCAGAGGACAACTGGGCGAAGGTTGGTGAAGAGTTTATTCTTGCTGACAACCTTGCAAGTGGTGTTTTTGAGGCGTCCCGCGTTGTTGCCTATGAACGCGTTGGGGATGTAGACCCTGCGAAGATCGAATATTGCGAACACCCACTTGCACACGCAGACGGTGCCGGAACTTACTTCAGCGACTTTAAGGTCCCAATGCTGGCTGGTGATCACGTCACTGATGATGCTGGTACAGGTTTTGTACATACGGCGCCTGGTCATGGTCAGGAAGATTTCCAGATGTTCCTGGATAACCGGGATGCATTTGCCAAGGCTGGTACTGAACAAGTTCCAATGACAGTGCAGCCAGATGGTGCTTACTACCCGCATGTGCCACTGTTTGAAGGTTGCTACATTCTTGACCGCAAGGGCAAGGAAGGTTCCACCAACAAAGCCGTCATCGAGAAACTGACTGAAGTTGGTCGCCTGATCGCTCGTGGCCGCGTTAAGCACTCCTACCCACATTCCTGGCGCTCAAAAGCACCTTTGATCTTCCGTAACACGCCTCAGTGGTTTGTTTACATGGACAAAGAGCTTACCGAAGAAGCCAAGGGTGACACTTTGCGCGCTCGCGCGCTGAAAGCCATTTCTGAGACCCGCTTTGTGCCTGCGACAGGTCAGAACCGTTTGAACGCGATGATTGCAGCGCGTCCTGACTGGGTTCTTTCCCGTCAGCGTGCATGGGGTGTGCCGATCACCGTGCTTGTGAACAAAGAAACTGGTGATGTTTTGAAGGACGATGCAGTCAATGCACGCATCTTTGAAGCTTTCCAGAACGAAGGTGCGGATGCATGGTTTGATGAGGGCGCAACACAGCGCTTCCTCGGCGAGGCCTACGATGCTGAAAACTTCGAAAAAGTAACCGACATCCTTGATGTTTGGTTCGATTCCGGCTCAACCCACGCATTCTGCATGGAACGTCGTGAAGACCTGAACCCGAACCGCAAAGGCGTTGGCGGTGATGATTACGTTCTTTACCTTGAAGGTACAGATCAGCATCGCGGTTGGTTCCACTCTTCTCTGCTGGAAAGTTGTGGCACCCGGGGTCGCGCTCCTTATGATGCCGTTCTAACCCATGGTTTCACTATGGATGAGCATGGTCGGAAGATGTCTAAATCCTTGGGCAACACGGTCGCACCACAAGACATAATCAAACAGTACGGCGCGGACATCCTGCGTTTGTGGGTTGGTTCTGTGGATTCTGCTGAAGATCAGCGTATCGGCCCTGAGATCATCAAGACCAACGTTGATGCCTACCGTAAGATGCGCAACACACTGCGCTTCATGCTTGGCTCACTGTCTCATTACCAAGGCGAAGAAGTTACTCTGGCCGACATGAATGAGCTGGAGCAGCTGATGCTGCACCGTTTGGCTGATTTGGATCTTCAGGTTCGTGATGCCTACAACGCATTCGACAGCAAACGCGTTTGCTCTACGCTGTTCAACTTCATGTCTGTTGAGCTGTCTGCGTTCTACTTCGATGTTCGAAAAGACACGCTTTACTGTGATGCCCCTTCTTCTGCAAAGCGTAAGTCCTCGCTTTATGTGATTGAGCAGCTGTTCCGTCACCTGACCTTGTGGCTGGCACCAATCCTTCCCTTCACCATGGAAGAGAGCTGGAACTACCGTTATGGCGATGCTGCAACGTCTGTTCACCTTCAGCAGTTCCCAGAGGTTTCCTCTGCATGGCGTAATGATGATCTTTCCGCCAAATGGGAAAAGATCCGTACAGTCCGCCGTGTGATCACTGGTGCTCTTGAAATTGAGCGTCGTGAAAAGCGTATCGGTTCTTCCTTGGAAAACCATCCAACTGTTTACGTGGCTGATGCTGAGCTTATGTCTGCCCTTTCTGGACTGGATATGGCGGAAATTGCGATTACATCTCAGTTGAGCCTGTCTTCTGAGGCTGCTCCAGAAGGTGCGTTTGCTCTTGATGACATTGCTGGCGTTGGTGTTGTTCCAGGTCTTGCTGAAGGTAACAAGTGTGCTCGCTCTTGGAAGATCCTTCCAGAAGTTGGAACAGATGCTGATTATCCAGATCTGACACTGCGCGATGCGGCTGCAATACGCGAAATTGACGGCGCTGCTGCCTGA